In Anas platyrhynchos isolate ZD024472 breed Pekin duck chromosome 19, IASCAAS_PekinDuck_T2T, whole genome shotgun sequence, the genomic window GCAACATATAACCAAGGGATTGTAATTACAAGCCCAGTATCACCTTCATGGGAAACCAGCTGTAATATAATTATAGCTGCCTATGAAGGTTTATTCAACAGAACATATTTGTGCTGTGAGACAACCAATAGCCTTAACTACTCTGGAGATCCCTAGATCACATGGATGATCTGCCCTTGAATGACTGGGATTTTTGGGCGCCTTTCCTGTTACAGATTAGGAAATGGAAAGACTTCATGTTGTACCTCTTGTATGAGCTGTACTGCTTTGAGCTGTGCTAGCTATCTCTGTGCTGATCTATTGATTTTTATGTAAACACTTGTAACTATACAACTTGGCACTATTTGATAGCATATTTGACATCTGACAGGCAGAAGTCCTACCTGTACCATTTCCTGTGTTGGACTTGTACCTAATTTTTTGGCAGGTTCTTTCAGGGTGAGGGATACAGTGACTGTTAGACTTCTGTGCATCAAAACCATAGTTTACAGTAGTGGTGCTCTTCTGGACTGTTAGCTGAACTGAGATCTCATAGAAACTTGCTTTCCACTTGTACAGTTGCAGGCAGCCAGTATCTTGTTTGTGGATAATCCTGTTGGCACTGGATTCAGTTATGTGGATGACTGCAGCTTGTTTGCCAAAAACCTTACCACAGTAGTCTCTGATATGATGGTCTTTCTCAGAGACTTTTTCACACATAGAACTGAATTCCAGGTAAGTGATTTGAATTATTGATTAGAatcctatttttatttgattgttAAATAGTTCTCAAAAGGAATTGGTGAACAGGAGACATCTGCTACTAGGTAGCATGCAGCGACGGGGGAGGCACTGCAGATGTAAGCACTGCCTCTGATTTTTCACAATTTATAACTGGTATCTTGAATTTCTGTCTTAGGCACCAGCTAGGTAATCAAAAGGGTGTGTTGTTTTCTATTGTGACCTGAGAAGCATGTTGGAACATGACTGTTCCTAGTTCCAAAATACTGAAGTGCCCACTTCAAAACTCCTGGCAATTACACCAGTATGTTGTGGAAATCTTATCTGCAACTTAGAATCAAAAATCTCCAGTGTTGGACAGTGAGAACTGACAAACGAGCTCCTGGGTTCTGTAGGATGGCGGAAAAGGGTTGGGGATATGTTCTGCCCTCTGTCTAATGGGTTCATTGTGTGGTTTCTCTCTCCAGACCATCCCGTTCTACATATTTTCTGAATCTTATGGAGGTAAAATGGCTGCTGGCATTGCCTTAGCGCTTCATGAAGTAAGTAGTTGGGATGTAGTTCACTTTTGACTTTAAAATGTGGTATCCTACAATACTAGTATTTCCTGGAATACGCTGTGCCTCTTGCCTAAGTCAGGCCAATAacgcatttttgtttttcacataagGAAAACTGGTTCTAGAGTCGTGAATTTCTTACTAAAAGAaggcttgtttttatttttcctcttctcaccAAGGCTGTTCAAAAAGGAAGTATAAAGTGCAATTTTGTTGGGACTGCTCTTGGAGACTCATGGATTTCTCCTTTGGGTACGTTTAAAATCGTTTCATGGGTATCTACAGTCAAAAATGCCAGCCCTGCCTTAAGGGACTTAAATCTCTAGTGAGTCTGGTAAATCAAAtcaccaaaaataaatactttagtATTGCAAGCTGATTGAATGTATCTTTAGAACATATCTAAGTCATGAACAATCTGAGAGCAAAGTCAGTGAGGAGCACACTTGCATTTTTATTGGGGTGGTGGTGAAATGTCCTTACAAATCTCTACTGTGTCTGTAGTGTTTTGATAAGAGTACTGCACATAAAATGTGGCCACTAGATGATCCACAAAGTTGCAACTGAAGTTTTCTCACTGTTTTCACAAGGAGACCTTGTGCTAGGGAACTGATGTACTTGCTGACCTGGAGAAGATAGGGTGTCTGGTGAaggccaaaaaaagaaaaggatacTTGGTCTTCAGTAAGATTTGCAAGGGTAGGCTCCACAGATTCTTTGTGACATGGGACAGTATCAAGCCAACTCCTACCTGTCTTAGAAGGATCATCTGTTCATTGAAACCTTATAAATTATCCTGTTAGATAAAAGATTTGTTCTATAactattttttccctgaaatattttcaaatagatTAGTTTAGACTATGCTTAGATTTTGTCCGTTCTCTCCTCATGTTGTAGCAatgtgctgcagtgctggggtgAGAACGTTTTGGTAAGGACATGTCTGTTGCTTTATATAAATTTCACCGATTTATGTTTATGGCATTGAATTAGTCTTAGTGGTTCTTGAGATTTGTAAAGAAACTGCTCCATGGCATGTAAGCTTCAGACTAAAGTGAGCAGACAGTAATTCTTCACTGAGTAACTTATCTCTGTGTGGTTTTTGTCATGACCATTTTTGCTACaataaaggaaaagtaaagGAAATCATATGGCAAAAATGTAGATGTTTGAaatctgttctgtttctttagATTCGGTGCTGTCTTGGGGGCCCTATCTTTATAGCACCGTAAGTACCTTAAGCTCTTGGTCTTCTGAGAACTTGTACTACCATATAGTATAAATGGAGGTTGATTTTAAGGTTGGCTCTTAATTGGTATAAAATCTCTCATGCATGGAGACTGTTAATGAGAACTGAATGTGGAATTATAATTAAAGCTGTCCTACTTCATTTCTCTTCTAGTCTCTCCTTGATGATCATGGTCTAGCAGAGGTGACTGCTGTTGCTAAAGAAATAATGGATgccataaataaaaatcaatatggCCTGGCCACTGAGCTCTGGAGCAAGGCTGAAGGTGTCATTGAAGAGGTAAGATATTAACGAATTAACAAGATATTAACAGCATTAACAAATAGCTCGTGCTTGGGGGAGCACCCAATGccagcttttcttttctatgaGCACTGGCTTGGTGTGCATCCTCCAAACCCTGACCAGTCACTTCCACCAGTATGTGTTTTATGATACTGCTGCTGTAAAAGAACTGTTtgtttgctgtgtgctgctgtgtgaTTATAAGAGGCAGTGGGAGGAGCAATCCTGATGGGCTTGCAGTATTGCACAAAGGTTTCAACTCGCCACATCATTTAAGTAGATGCCTAATTTTTAGCATGCCACTAGTCCCACTGATTTCTATAGAACCTACGCTCAACTTGAACAAGCTATGTCTCCTTGAAAGCTTTGTTTTGACTGTTGAAAACTACATCCAGCAAGGCACACATTTCAAGTTAAGTTTAaatcttctatttaaaaaagTACAATAGGAGCATAAGATGAAAAGGAACATCAAATTATATTCTGTTACTGTGGGTAAATGCATCTTAGTACTTAACAAGTTCAAATTTAAAAACTAGGTAAAATTTTGTTCTAATTTTTCCTGTTAAAGGGTTGCTCCAAAATTTCAATCTTTTCTTGTATTTGTAGTTTTAGTGCAAGCAAAATTATGGCTTCCTCAAACCGAAAGACTAATCTTGAGCTGCGTCCCAcccccctctttctttctcagtaCTTTGCACACAGTTGGTTTCACTTCTTACTTCTTGGTAGAAACTTGTGGTTCCCATTTTGCCTTTCTCTTCAAACATGTTTGTCTTTCCATTCTGGCTCTGATCACTGTAAGGGTGCAGGCATTTCAGTTCCAGTAGGGTGGCTGTTGTGAGCTCATTCCTAACCTGAGACTCATAACTTTTAAGATTTGACAATTAAGTAAAGGGGAGCTTCAAGAATCTTGAGTAACTTCGCTAATAGCAATGGTGATCACACTGATCACTCTTTGGACATAGTCAGTCTACAGTCTGTATCGGAGCTGTCATTTAATGATTCTCAGACTTGTCTAGATGTCAGCAGTTCCAAAAGAGGGATGATGGATACCTATCACCACTGTCTTAAGGAGGCATTTGGGATATTGAAGGGTTTTAGGGTGGGAGGATGTCGAGCAAGAGCTCAGCATTGGGCTAGACTAGATCTAGCAGAACAGGGCATTTGAAAGTATCGCTTGTAACTATCTCTGTAATGAGTTATGAGAATCTGCAGTCATTTGCAGGCTGTAGGGCTTTCTGTAGCTTCACACCTTTTTTAGAGAAGTAGCATCTCTGGCACAAACCACATGTGAACAGAGACTTGAGAAAACTCTTTACCATTCTCAAAGCAAATGTAGAGCCAAAGCTTTTCCATAAATAATTTCCTGATATGTAGACAAGTAGTAGGTCACAGGGTCCTTTATTTAGGCCTTACCTCTTCTTTTCAGAAGGAATTCTGTTCCTCAGATCTGAGAAATGTTTCAGTAACACTGTTACAAAAACTATCTTGTGTTTTCAGAACACAGACAATGTGAACTTTTATAACATCATGACTAAGGAAGTTCCAGAAATGAACACAAATGAACAAGAAAATCTTCATCTCAGTAAGTTGGATTTAAGTACTTGAACTTCTGAGGCTCTGGTTGCATTCACATACCATCAACTCCAATAGTGGGAACAGCTTCAGTTTAGCACGTCCTTAAAATGGGACCGTCAGATCCAAAGGATTTTCTCCTGAGCAGAGCTTGATAGCTCTTGCATAGATAGGGATGAATAGGAATGTGGAGTAACCCCCCTATAGATTACATCTCCACCTACACATTCTGCACAGATTACTCCAAGGAAGTAGTGTAATTGCGACACAAGTTTTATGACCTCTAAGTTACTTCCTGTTAATGCCTTTCATTTGTCTTCAAGCTAGGATACAAAAATGTCCCATTCACGTAAACATTCTGATTAGACTCTCTGGCTTCGTGGTGCTTATGCATCTGTGTGAAAATAAGCACATGTACAGAATTTCTTTCAAGCTCTTTCTCTCTTGGCTTCAGCTGGGAAGGTGAACAGCACAGTCAGCTCCCTAGAGTAAAGCATTATAACTTTAAAATAACTGGTCtgctgaggagaagaaactgtgCCAAGTGGCtaaagcagaaactgaaaaagtaGTGTGTTAGCTAAAAGCAGAAATGGATGGTTGGGCTCTTCCCGTTTTATCCCATGACCTAAATAAGGGTTGACTTCAGGGGGTTCTAGTAAAAGTAAacaaattgttctttatggtgtTAGTTTTCACTAGAAGAGTTTGATGGCTGTGACCGTAACACTGAAAATTCTTACCTGTGCAGGATGGCTGTCTTAAATGTGCAACTactcaaagcatttttttctcttttccagttaGACTTTACCAACGCCATGTCAAAAATATGCATAAGAACAGCCTAAATGAATTGATGAATGGACCCATCAGAAAGAAGCTAAAAATTATTCCTGACTGTGTGAAATGGGGAGGTACTTTCCTATCTTCTAGTGTGGATCTAATGAATATATTATTGCCTTCCACTGTATTAAAGTCCAAAGGAGGAAATTTTTTGGTAGTTAGCAGTCACATTAAATTTTCATTGTCCTTCATCCTAAGAAGCGGACTTACTCtcacaaatgaaaatgtaatggGCAAATCAGTGATAGCAGACATGGTTCTGGTTCTGCTGCTTGTATCTGTCTTTAGCCAAGCAGATGAGTTCATGAGTGGAAGATGATCTCCCACATCTCAGCATCTGATATTTGTCCTCACAGCCTTGCTGAAAGAATTTCTGTCAGTTTTTCTTTGCCAGAAGGATGGTATCATGAACTGCTGCATGGTgtggaggagagaggaaaaaaacaaaggaaaagcaaaaagaactgATGCCAGCACCCTGTATATGTGTAATAGGAGCTAGAAACAACAGTGCTGTATTAGCTCCAGTGGGAGTGTGGCTGCTTTCTGGTTCTCTTTAGTTCCTCAGACTGATAAATCACAGGCTGATACTTCGTGCTAGAGCTGGATTTTATGTAGCTATGAACTGTGTTTTGAGACCTCTGGCCAGTTGTTTCTGTCCCAGCTTGGGGATGCCATCATTCATCAGTTAAAATTTGTCTCCTTTCTGTTTCTAACTAGGTCAGTCCACAAACGTCTTTGAGAACATGGCTGAGGACTTCATGAAGCCTGTCGTTGACATTGTTGATCAGCTTTTAGCAGCCAATGTCAATGTTACAGTCTATAACGGGCAGCTGGATCTCATTGTTGACACCATGGGTAAGTAAGGGACTTTGTGACTGAGGTCGGGAACAGAACAGGTTATGAGTAGGACATGTCATGTCATCACGAGTAATACTTGTACCTGGATGTCTTCTGCAAACCTCCTATGTAACTTGCAGCGCTTAAATACTTCAGTCATAAATGAGCAGCTCTTATGTTTTGCTTACACCCCTGTGAGAGAGGCAATTTCCCTACTTCCATTATAATTATAGTGTTGGGAAATAGATATGCAACATCAGTACTTTCTTGTTTCAATGAAACCCATAAGCAGGTAGCTAATAACCCACTGAATTATTCTGGGCAGGTGTGTGTATATAAGTACAGTTTTTCATAAACGAAGACTgagaataaattaataaatatttggcgattgtcctctcctctcctgctctgccttGAAAATCCTGTCCTGTGGGGCAAAGGCCATATCCTGCTACAGATTGATGCAGAACACGGGTCAGCCTTCActgagcagcctgcagcagagagcATGGTGCCAGATCAGATGCAGTGAGGGTGTTGGTAATTAGTCCATGAGGGTGCAGTTGAAGCATGGTCGCACCTGCTGCTCAGTAACATTTGTAGGCACCTGCACATTTTGGCAGGGCTTTGTCCCTTGCTGCTTGCAAGATGCAGACTTGATGAAGTGGCAGTGCGGGAGCCAGGCCAAGTGTTGCTGGAACGCCTTGTGCTGCCCATGCTCTCTTCCATTTGCCTTTTCTATTGATGCAGATAATCTGCAGCTACAGTCTGCATAAACATCTTTTTGTGTTGCAAATGGctttattctttgtttctttgcccACTTAGATATTCACGTGCCCTTCATGAACAACATGGCAATCAATATGTCAGAAAACAGAGTATTTAGGCTGTCAAAACAGATTAGCAGTTAGTGGTGCTCCATTTTATCATATTTTGAGCTAAAATTTAGCTTCAGTTCATGTGTAAATTCTTCCAGTAGCTCAGAGGTAGGctaaaaataagccttttctcCCTTGGTGTCCTGGAGTTGGCCTTCTTGCTGCCTTGACTTCCACCTTCTCTAGCAGGGATCTGAAAAGAGTCTTTCTTAGGCTCTTCTTGCTGAGTGACTGTAGCAAGCAAAGAAGCAGTAACCCATGTGGCAAGTGTCTCTTTGGATTTCCAAGAGGGGTTGATTCTCCGCCATTGCAGGACATTCAAGGTGTTTGAGCAAAACATGTCAGAATTGGTAGGGCTGCA contains:
- the SCPEP1 gene encoding retinoid-inducible serine carboxypeptidase isoform X2 — translated: MVNQPRACVVLKQPQEPKELWGYVQVRSKAHMFWWLYYANNPTKDFTELPLIMWLQGGPGASGCGFGNFEEIGPLDKEMKPRNTTWLQAASILFVDNPVGTGFSYVDDCSLFAKNLTTVVSDMMVFLRDFFTHRTEFQTIPFYIFSESYGGKMAAGIALALHEAVQKGSIKCNFVGTALGDSWISPLDSVLSWGPYLYSTSLLDDHGLAEVTAVAKEIMDAINKNQYGLATELWSKAEGVIEENTDNVNFYNIMTKEVPEMNTNEQENLHLIRLYQRHVKNMHKNSLNELMNGPIRKKLKIIPDCVKWGGQSTNVFENMAEDFMKPVVDIVDQLLAANVNVTVYNGQLDLIVDTMGQEAWIRKLKWPCLDQFSQQRWKALYVSPESTDTAAFHKAYKNFAFFWILKAGHMVPSDQGEMALKMVRMVTQQMH
- the SCPEP1 gene encoding retinoid-inducible serine carboxypeptidase isoform X1, whose translation is MAPQRAGVVLGLGLGLAALAAGVVLKQPQEPKELWGYVQVRSKAHMFWWLYYANNPTKDFTELPLIMWLQGGPGASGCGFGNFEEIGPLDKEMKPRNTTWLQAASILFVDNPVGTGFSYVDDCSLFAKNLTTVVSDMMVFLRDFFTHRTEFQTIPFYIFSESYGGKMAAGIALALHEAVQKGSIKCNFVGTALGDSWISPLDSVLSWGPYLYSTSLLDDHGLAEVTAVAKEIMDAINKNQYGLATELWSKAEGVIEENTDNVNFYNIMTKEVPEMNTNEQENLHLIRLYQRHVKNMHKNSLNELMNGPIRKKLKIIPDCVKWGGQSTNVFENMAEDFMKPVVDIVDQLLAANVNVTVYNGQLDLIVDTMGQEAWIRKLKWPCLDQFSQQRWKALYVSPESTDTAAFHKAYKNFAFFWILKAGHMVPSDQGEMALKMVRMVTQQMH